From the Rhizomicrobium palustre genome, the window TGCCCGAACCCGCGGTATCGATATCTGCATCGCCCGCAACATTGCCGACAGAGAGCTTGCCAGAGCCCGCCATATCAAGCTTGGCCGTGGCGACATTGCCGACCACGCTATCGGTATGACCCTGAACCGAGAAGGCGAGCGGGCCCATGGTGTCGCCGATGCGGACATTGCCCGCCGAAACGTCGGCATCAATCGGCGTGCCGCGCGGCACTGCGATGCGGATTTGAATCTGATCGGGCCGGATGCGGCCGCCATGGGAGAAATCGAACCAGTGCTTCCAATCCCAGACCTGGCCCGAGCCTTCGGTCTGCACCTTGACCGTGCCGCCGCGCATCGAGACATGAACTTTGCTGACCCGGTCGGGATCGCCGCTCACCTGCACCGCAATCGGACCAGCATCCTTCACATCGACCTGAATATTGCCGACCAGATTTTCCAGCTTGAGGTTGCGGGCGTCGAAGGATTGCCAGGACCCGTTGACCCAGCCCGCCGCATTGGCAGGCAGGAAAAGCGCGAGGGCAACGGCGCCGCCGATCATGGCCGATTTGATGCGCATGGTGATCTCCACCCCGATAAAACTATCTGCAAGCTACAAATAGGCGGTTGCCACTCTTAAGCACAGACAGGCAATTTCGCAGAGCCCGCCTGCCCTCGTGGAAGAGCTATAAACTAGTGCCGCACGCGACGGGAAGATATCGAAAATACCGACCGGCTTCAGATACTTAGGCGTCTTTTACGGCATCAGCTTATAGCCGCCGCTTTCGGTCACCAGAATCCGCGCCTCGCCGGGATTTTCCTCGATCTTCTGGCGCAGACGATAGATGTGCGTCTCCAGCGTGTGGGTGGTGACGGCGGGGTTATAACCCCAAACCTCATTGAGCAGGGTTTCGCGCGGAACCGTGTCCCCCACCCGGTAGAGGAATTTCAGGATATTGGTTTCCTTTTCCGTCAGGCGGATTTTGCGCGCCTTGTCGTCCTGCAACAGCTTGGCGCTGGGCCGGAAGGTGTAGGGGCCGATCTTGTACATCGCCTCTTCACTGCGGTCGTGGCTGCGCAAATGGGCATGCAGGCGCGCCATCAAGACGGCAAAGCGGAAGGGTTTGGTGATGTAATCATTGGCGCCCGAGGAAAGGCCGCGGATAGTGTCCTCATCGGTATCGACCGCCGTCAGCAGCACGATCGGGCAGGTGACGCCTTTTTCGCGCAGCTCGCGGCAGAGATCGCGGCCATCGCCATCCGGCAGGCCGACATCGAGGATCATGAACTCGTAAAGCCCTTCGCCCGCCGCCACACGCGCAGAGGCGAGATCGCCCGCCGTGACGACCTCATAAGTGCCTTCCTGGGCCAGCTGTTCGGCCAAAGAGGCGCTCAGCATGGCATCGTCTTCCACCAAGAGAATGCGCTTGGCGCTGGTCATGGTCTTTTCCTTGGGGTGGCGAAGCAGCCAGAGTCTATCCGGTTTCCGCCCCCCGGTGTATGGGTGGGCATCATGCCCACATTCTCGAAATCCAAAGCCCCCCGCCAAACGCCACAGGCTGCGATTGACCGTCTGGCCGCCGCCATTGATGCCTTACGGGCCGGGCGGGGCGTAACCATCGCGGAACGGGCCGAGGTGACCGTTTATGCGGCGGAGGCACTTAGGCCTAATACCTTGAAAAAGCTGGAAAAGCCAGCGCTGATCCTGAGCCATGCCAGGGCGCGCACCCTGAAGATCCGGCTCTATACGCCGGAAATCATCGCCCTGCCGATCAAGAAGGATATGGGCGTGGAGGATATCCGCGCCATTGCCGACCCAACCACCGACCTCGACCGCCCCATGAAAGGGCCGTTTCAGGCCCTGCGCACCAAATTGCCCAAGGCCTATGGTGCGGCGGTCACCCTGACCAAGCTCGCCGGGCTTTTACCGGCCGCCGTGGTGGTGAAAGGCGGGTTTGGGAAGGGACCGAAACTCTCAATAGGCGAAATCACCGATTATGAACTGGAAGCCGCTGCCGGGCTTTCCATTGTGGCGCGCGCGCGCGTGCCCTTGGAGGGCGCCGAAAAGACCGAGCTTGTCGCCTTCCGCGCCGCCGATGGCGCGCCGGAGAATTACGCAATTGTGATCGGCGACCCGCGCGATCCGGTGCTGACAAGGATGCATTCGGAATGCTTCACCGGCGACCTTCTGGGCTCGCTCAAATGCGATTGCGGGCCGCAGCTTCGCGGCGCCATTACCACCATCGCCAAGGCAGGCGGCGGGGTGGTGCTGTACCTCGCCCAGGAAGGGCGCGGCATTGGGTTGATCAACAAGCTGCGCGCCTATCGCCTGCAGGATCAGGGGTTCGACACCATTGAAGCCAATGAACGGTTGGGTTTCGAGGCCGATGAACGGGTTTATGCTGTGGCCGCAAGGATGCTGAGCTTGCTCGGCTTCAAGAAAGTGCGCCTTCTCACCAACAACCCAGACAAGATCGCGGCGCTCGACCATGCCGGAATTGAGGTGGTGGAGCGCGTCCCCCATGCGTTTCCCAGCAACAGCCACAACGCGGCTTATCTCAGAACCAAGGCGCTAAAGGCCGGGCATTTGCTGTAGGCCCCGACCCGGCACCAACGCCCAGCCTCTCTCGCAAACGGCAGATTTTGCCGGTCAGGCGCGATGCAACCTGCTGTAATTGCTGAACCGCGCCCTGGCACATTGCTTGCCACAGATGGGATATGCCGGGAATCAACTACTCCGCTCACCAGTACAACCCCATCGCCCAGGGGTCAGGGGCGGCCTATGCCTCGGCCAAGGCGGCGTCGGATGCGGCTTCGGCTGGGTTGGCGGCTTCGGGCGAGAAAAAAGACGACGGCTTTAGCTTTGGCGACCTGCTCGACATCGTCAATCCGCTGCAGCACATCCCGGTGGTATCAACCCTTTACCGTCACCTCACCGGCGACAAAATCGGCACCTTTGCCAAGCTGGCGGGGGACACGCTCTATGGCGGCTGGACGGGGCTCGCCTTCTCGGCAGCCGACAGCGCTTATAAGGAAATCAGCGGTAAGACGGTGGGCGATACGGTCTATGCCATGGTGATCGGCGATGACACGCCCAAAACCGCCATCGCGGACGCCAATACGCCAGTGGCCGTAAAACCTGCGCGTTCCGAGCCGAGCCTCGAAGGTCTGGCCGATACCGTCAGCGAAACCGTGGGCGACATCGCGCGCCAGACCGGCGAAGGGGCTGCCCGGGCCTATCGCGCTGCAGGACATCTGCTCGCTGCTTACTGATCTTGGGAATAATCCCGAGCCCCGAAAATCGCCGTGCCAACCCGCACATGCGTGGCCCCGAAGCGGATAGCGATATCGAAATCATCGCTCATGCCCATGGAAAGCAGCGGCAGACCGGCGTCCTCCGCCAGAGTCTTCAGGAGCCCGAAATAAGGAGCTGGCGCTTGATCCACCGGCGGCACACACATCAAGCCTTGCACATTGAGGCCGAGGCTGCGGGATTCTTCGACCAGCGCCAGGGTTTGCTTGGGCGCGACGCCCGATTTCTGCGCTTCCTCGCCGATATTGACCTGCACGAAGAGAGCCGGGTTCTTGCCCTGCTTGTCGCATTCGGCCTTCAAGGCGTGGGCGAGCTTGATGCGATCCAGCGAATGAATGGCATCGAACAGCGCGACCGCTTCCTTGGCCTTATTGGTCTGAAGCCCGCCAATCATATGAAGTTCGAGATCGGGATATTCGGCTTTCAGCGCCGGGAACTTTCCTTGCGCCTCCTGCACCTTGCTCTCGCCGAAGAGGCGGTGACCGGCCAGAAGGGCTTCGCGCACCGCCTCGGCGGGGTGGGTTTTGGACACCGCGATGAGGTGGGTGGCGGGCGCGGGCTTAAGCGCGGCTTTGCGCGCTGTCTCGATGCGGCGGTTTATTTCGGCTAGGTTGGCGGCGATGGCAGACATGGTTGGGAGCGATAGCGCCGCAAGGCGGAAGCTGGCAAGGGCGGCGATGCGGCTTTCCGCCCATCGGGCGCTTGGCATCCCGCCACTGATCCTTTTGACCGATGACACCCGTCTTCCCGATCCGGTGGCCGCCGCCACGGCCTTGCCCAAGGGGGCCATGGTGATTGTGCGGGCAAAAGAAGCGGGGCGGCGGGAAATGCTCGCCCTGGCGTTGCGGGAAATCGCGCGGCGGCGGGGGTTATTTCTGCTGATCGCGGGCGATGCGGCTTTGGCGCGGAAGATCGGCGCGGACGGGGTGCATTTGCCGCAGGCGCGTATAGGCGAAGCCGCAGGACTGAAAGCGCGCTGGCCGGAGG encodes:
- a CDS encoding GIN domain-containing protein, whose amino-acid sequence is MRIKSAMIGGAVALALFLPANAAGWVNGSWQSFDARNLKLENLVGNIQVDVKDAGPIAVQVSGDPDRVSKVHVSMRGGTVKVQTEGSGQVWDWKHWFDFSHGGRIRPDQIQIRIAVPRGTPIDADVSAGNVRIGDTMGPLAFSVQGHTDSVVGNVATAKLDMAGSGKLSVGNVAGDADIDTAGSGNIRVGDVSRVKADIAGSGSISVGNVRGGGINVDIAGSGDFSAQSVNGPASASIAGSGSVSIANGEANPFKVEIMGSGNVSFGGVAVDPRIEAMGSGSVKIRSYRGKLTNDGMAKLSIGG
- a CDS encoding response regulator transcription factor → MTSAKRILLVEDDAMLSASLAEQLAQEGTYEVVTAGDLASARVAAGEGLYEFMILDVGLPDGDGRDLCRELREKGVTCPIVLLTAVDTDEDTIRGLSSGANDYITKPFRFAVLMARLHAHLRSHDRSEEAMYKIGPYTFRPSAKLLQDDKARKIRLTEKETNILKFLYRVGDTVPRETLLNEVWGYNPAVTTHTLETHIYRLRQKIEENPGEARILVTESGGYKLMP
- the ribA gene encoding GTP cyclohydrolase II; translation: MPTFSKSKAPRQTPQAAIDRLAAAIDALRAGRGVTIAERAEVTVYAAEALRPNTLKKLEKPALILSHARARTLKIRLYTPEIIALPIKKDMGVEDIRAIADPTTDLDRPMKGPFQALRTKLPKAYGAAVTLTKLAGLLPAAVVVKGGFGKGPKLSIGEITDYELEAAAGLSIVARARVPLEGAEKTELVAFRAADGAPENYAIVIGDPRDPVLTRMHSECFTGDLLGSLKCDCGPQLRGAITTIAKAGGGVVLYLAQEGRGIGLINKLRAYRLQDQGFDTIEANERLGFEADERVYAVAARMLSLLGFKKVRLLTNNPDKIAALDHAGIEVVERVPHAFPSNSHNAAYLRTKALKAGHLL
- a CDS encoding YggS family pyridoxal phosphate-dependent enzyme, with translation MSAIAANLAEINRRIETARKAALKPAPATHLIAVSKTHPAEAVREALLAGHRLFGESKVQEAQGKFPALKAEYPDLELHMIGGLQTNKAKEAVALFDAIHSLDRIKLAHALKAECDKQGKNPALFVQVNIGEEAQKSGVAPKQTLALVEESRSLGLNVQGLMCVPPVDQAPAPYFGLLKTLAEDAGLPLLSMGMSDDFDIAIRFGATHVRVGTAIFGARDYSQDQ
- a CDS encoding thiamine phosphate synthase, with translation MRLSAHRALGIPPLILLTDDTRLPDPVAAATALPKGAMVIVRAKEAGRREMLALALREIARRRGLFLLIAGDAALARKIGADGVHLPQARIGEAAGLKARWPEVIVTASAHDFGAGIRAGAVDALLLSAVFPTQSHPGRGVLGAARANLMAAQMPLPVYALGGVSAENADLLYGFSGIAAIGALSNS